Proteins encoded in a region of the Zea mays cultivar B73 chromosome 2, Zm-B73-REFERENCE-NAM-5.0, whole genome shotgun sequence genome:
- the LOC100501411 gene encoding uncharacterized protein isoform X2: protein MVVGAFGEATPPPDLPPSRVSVSSPSPHPRRRCALASRFQEPAAPRRHAWVSLQGRLIGADEASCAASAAPGLLPDEAVAWELFSPLHRVLLVATVAAASSRSHAARRIEQLQRSIHLRDEVLESMQQKLDDLLVEMSSLQQQYVKCDSYISEEREINEIETGSKTIGYGEESRCCVCTKLEAATPQKAKDLRGTDDARSDMVDCSSLVFMDHEERRLSDLSDFCRSVVSSVDNQINWDSQLSFLAADQQLYNLQKECEEKDATIKELAAAAHASSTSDAKRIAELQEVLKRKNMVISKLKKDMSALKHMGVNHSTRTSGGALCTGVDGPRLGAGRSAVRGLARGYGFLPDGRTVRACAGAAEDRRRRLDLAPGRDHVGEEILGDV, encoded by the exons ATGGTTGTCGGCGCCTTCGGCGAGGCGACACCGCCACCGGACCTCCCACCTTCCCGCGTGTCCGTCTCCTCGCCCTCGCCCCACCCCCGCCGACGCTGCGCCCTCGCAAGCCGCTTCCAGGAGCCGGCGGCCCCGCGGCGGCACGCATGGGTTTCCCTCCAGGGTCGCCTTATCGGTGCCGACGAGGCGTCGTGTGCCGCTTCAGCTGCACCGGGCCTCCTCCCGGATGAAGCGGTAGCGTGGGAGCTCTTCAGCCCGCTCCATCGCGTGCTTCTCGTCGCCACCGTCGCCGCCGCATCCTCCCGGTCCCACGCCGCCCGCCGCATCGAACAGCTACAACGCTCGATTCATCTTAGG GATGAGGTGCTAGAAAGCATGCAGCAGAAGCTGGATGATCTGCTCGTCGAAATGAGCTCCCTACAACAGCAGTACGTCAAGTGCGATAGTTACATTTCCGAGGAAAGGGAAATTAATGAGATTGAAACAGGTAGCAAAACGATAGGATATGGAGAGGAATCTAGATGTTGTGTGTGCACGAAGCTAGAGGCTGCCACTCCTCAGAAGGCGAAG GATCTCCGTGGGACAGATGATGCTAGGAGTGATATGGTTGATTGTTCTAGTCTAGTTTTCATGGATCATGAAGAGCGCCGTTTGTCAGACCTCTCAGACTTCTGCCGGAGTGTTGTGTCATCAGTTGATAACCAGATAAATTGGGATAGTCAG CTAAGTTTCCTGGCAGCAGATCAACAATTGTACAATCTTCAGAAGGAATGTGAAGAGAAAGATGCAACCATCAAGGAACTAGCTGCAGCAGCACATGCATCTAGTACTTCTGATGCAAAG AGAATTGCAGAGCTGCAGGAAGTTCTTAAAAGGAAAAACATGGTGATCTCTAAATTGAAGAAAGACATGTCTGCTCTGAAGCATATG GGCgtcaatcactcaacacgaaccagcggcggtgctctctgcacaggggtggACGGCCCGCGgctaggggccggacggtccgcggtccgcggcctggcgcgaggctatggtttcctgcctgacggccggacggtccgcgcgtgcgcaggggcggcagaagatcgccgacggcgcctggatctcgctcccgggagggaccacgTCGGGGaggagatcctaggtgatgtctag
- the LOC100501411 gene encoding uncharacterized protein isoform X1, giving the protein MVVGAFGEATPPPDLPPSRVSVSSPSPHPRRRCALASRFQEPAAPRRHAWVSLQGRLIGADEASCAASAAPGLLPDEAVAWELFSPLHRVLLVATVAAASSRSHAARRIEQLQRSIHLRDEVLESMQQKLDDLLVEMSSLQQQYVKCDSYISEEREINEIETGSKTIGYGEESRCCVCTKLEAATPQKAKDLRGTDDARSDMVDCSSLVFMDHEERRLSDLSDFCRSVVSSVDNQINWDSQLSFLAADQQLYNLQKECEEKDATIKELAAAAHASSTSDAKRIAELQEVLKRKNMVISKLKKDMSALKHMVVELSRAKRVSSAISPICTDLPVMSNNVLYDMSSSSSSDPESPVALREYLDEHLVDSTPGDGDSRRSCEVSVAKASLPSKTSSVHKLRSTSPLKEIHINPKVETKSFGRQKQPTSSNGDFKRIRRQSQQDPRNKATRRWM; this is encoded by the exons ATGGTTGTCGGCGCCTTCGGCGAGGCGACACCGCCACCGGACCTCCCACCTTCCCGCGTGTCCGTCTCCTCGCCCTCGCCCCACCCCCGCCGACGCTGCGCCCTCGCAAGCCGCTTCCAGGAGCCGGCGGCCCCGCGGCGGCACGCATGGGTTTCCCTCCAGGGTCGCCTTATCGGTGCCGACGAGGCGTCGTGTGCCGCTTCAGCTGCACCGGGCCTCCTCCCGGATGAAGCGGTAGCGTGGGAGCTCTTCAGCCCGCTCCATCGCGTGCTTCTCGTCGCCACCGTCGCCGCCGCATCCTCCCGGTCCCACGCCGCCCGCCGCATCGAACAGCTACAACGCTCGATTCATCTTAGG GATGAGGTGCTAGAAAGCATGCAGCAGAAGCTGGATGATCTGCTCGTCGAAATGAGCTCCCTACAACAGCAGTACGTCAAGTGCGATAGTTACATTTCCGAGGAAAGGGAAATTAATGAGATTGAAACAGGTAGCAAAACGATAGGATATGGAGAGGAATCTAGATGTTGTGTGTGCACGAAGCTAGAGGCTGCCACTCCTCAGAAGGCGAAG GATCTCCGTGGGACAGATGATGCTAGGAGTGATATGGTTGATTGTTCTAGTCTAGTTTTCATGGATCATGAAGAGCGCCGTTTGTCAGACCTCTCAGACTTCTGCCGGAGTGTTGTGTCATCAGTTGATAACCAGATAAATTGGGATAGTCAG CTAAGTTTCCTGGCAGCAGATCAACAATTGTACAATCTTCAGAAGGAATGTGAAGAGAAAGATGCAACCATCAAGGAACTAGCTGCAGCAGCACATGCATCTAGTACTTCTGATGCAAAG AGAATTGCAGAGCTGCAGGAAGTTCTTAAAAGGAAAAACATGGTGATCTCTAAATTGAAGAAAGACATGTCTGCTCTGAAGCATATG GTTGTTGAATTGTCAAGGGCTAAAAGAGTCTCTTCTGCCATAAGTCCAATCTGCACTGATCTGCCAGTGATGTCAAACAATGTTCTGTATGATATGAGCAGTTCTAGCTCATCAGATCCAGAATCCCCAGTTGCACTACGAGAATACCTTGATGAGCATCTTGTTGATAGCACTCCAGGAGATGGTGATTCTAGACGGAGTTGTGAAGTATCTGTAGCAAAAGCATCTCTTCCATCAAAAACGTCATCTGTTCACAAGCTGCGCTCAACTAGCCCGTTAAAAGAGATCCATATTAATCCAAAAGTAGAAACAAAATCATTTGGCAGACAGAAGCAACCTACATCTTCTAATGGAGATTTTAAAAGGATTAGACGACAAAGTCAGCAAGATCCAAGGAATAAAGCTACAAGAAGATGGATGTAG